CTCGCCGCGCACGGGGGGACCGCCTCAGGCGACGGCGACTGGGCTCGGGCCCGGCTTGTGGGGCGGCTCCTTGGCGTCGGCGAAGTCCTCGGCGTTGTAGACTACGGTGAGGAAGAGGGAGCACGAGGGGCACCGCGCAATCTCCTCCCCGAGGCGGAGGTCCTCGAGCGTGATCTGGAAGAGGTCGCCGCAGGGGCACGGGTACGTGTACGCCTTCAGCTCCGCGTTCCACTCCATGTCCTCGATCTCCACCTCGTCGTACGCCGACATCCCGCCGCGAAACCCTAGCCTCCGACCGCACCCGCAACCAGAGAGAACAGAGAAGACGCGTCGGTGTTCCGCGCCGCCGCAAGGAGGCAGTTGCGTGAGGGtaaggcggtggcggcgctaaTTTTCGGATTACCCCTTTGCGAACATTTAATTTGATTGTTACGAAAATATCCCCGGGGAGAAAGTGAGAAACCGGCGGAGGCAGCCTGCGGTTTCCGCCCAAAACGGACGCGGAACACGCACCCGATGCCAGCCCGACTCGGAACCGACCACCGGTTCTTTGGCGGAAAGGCCCTCGAACGACTGCTATATTTACCCGACGCTTTCCCCACCTCTCTCCCCAAGTCCCCAAACCTTCGCGGCACCGCCACGGCACAGCACGCGCCCGCTCGCCGTCACCCGCCGCACGCGCAGCTCCGTCTCCCAGGCTGCGAGCCCAGACCCTAACCACGTGACGTGAAGGCGTCCATGGCGCGCGTGCTCTCCTCCCGGGCGGCGATCCTGGCGCGCCGCCTCGGGGCCCAGGCccagccccagccccagcccGGCGTGGTCCTGAGCCGCCGGCACAGCCACACCCGCCGGCGTGCGGCGGAGGTTCTCGAAGCGGAAGCCGCGGGACCGTCGAACACGCCAGCGGACGCCGCCACGGTGGCCCGGCGGCTGGAGGAGGCGATCGACGGCGCCATGGCGCGGATGGCCGAGCCCGAGTGGGCACCGTTCCGGCCCGGCACGTCCTACTTCGTGCCGCCCCGGCCCGCCGGCGCGGCCCTGGGGATCCTCGCCCTCGTCGGCCACGGTGGTGGGTTCGTGGAGCcagcggcgccgcggcgggagcTCTCCGCCGACGAggcccgcgccgtcgccgccgcctcccgcggGTACCCGTGCTCGACCTACTTCATCGATGGTAAGAAATTGGACTACTTGTGATCTCCATTTCAATATTCCGAAGAGCGGCACAATTCTGAACTGAAACGCATTGCATAAGATGTAAGAACCGCTAGAATTCAGAAATAATAAGTTTTTTAGTTCATCGTTTTGCTATGTTCCTCTGCAATCCGAATTGATGTGTGGCTCCTGCTTAGTGAAAGTTCTGCCTTACACGGAGTGTTGATGAATATGCAGGCCACTTTCCGGATGAAATGAAGAGCTCAAGTCTGGATAATCCAGCTCAAGAGGACTGAATGTAATGGGGCTACCTGCTACATGTTGCACTGGATGAAATTGGGGATCAAGAAAAGATG
The genomic region above belongs to Panicum hallii strain FIL2 chromosome 4, PHallii_v3.1, whole genome shotgun sequence and contains:
- the LOC112889424 gene encoding uncharacterized protein LOC112889424, yielding MARVLSSRAAILARRLGAQAQPQPQPGVVLSRRHSHTRRRAAEVLEAEAAGPSNTPADAATVARRLEEAIDGAMARMAEPEWAPFRPGTSYFVPPRPAGAALGILALVGHGGGFVEPAAPRRELSADEARAVAAASRGYPCSTYFIDGHFPDEMKSSSLDNPAQED
- the LOC112889425 gene encoding diphthamide biosynthesis protein 3; this encodes MSAYDEVEIEDMEWNAELKAYTYPCPCGDLFQITLEDLRLGEEIARCPSCSLFLTVVYNAEDFADAKEPPHKPGPSPVAVA